In Fluviicola taffensis DSM 16823, the following are encoded in one genomic region:
- a CDS encoding RNA polymerase sigma factor: MQVTKQILVGSAENDRRSQKALYEYCYRQFIRLCLRYYTNHEDARFALNNGFLKIVTGLKNVDLDELNFPAWAKRIIVNTLIDEYRKNKNHNQTIVARETEGELANAAEKVENLGAMELSYQEILDLLKTIPPISAHVFTLYVIDGYNHKEIGDLLEITEGTSKWHLSTARKLLRERIDLMENRHEKRFVV; the protein is encoded by the coding sequence ATGCAAGTAACCAAACAGATATTAGTAGGGTCGGCTGAAAATGATAGACGCTCGCAAAAAGCGCTTTATGAGTATTGTTATAGGCAGTTTATTCGTCTGTGTTTACGCTATTACACCAATCATGAAGATGCGCGATTTGCATTGAATAATGGGTTTTTGAAGATTGTTACGGGATTGAAAAATGTTGATTTAGATGAATTAAATTTCCCCGCTTGGGCAAAACGAATTATAGTAAATACCTTGATTGATGAATATCGAAAAAACAAGAATCACAATCAAACAATTGTAGCTAGAGAAACAGAAGGTGAATTGGCGAATGCTGCTGAAAAAGTAGAAAATTTAGGTGCAATGGAACTGAGTTATCAAGAAATCCTAGATTTATTGAAGACAATTCCACCCATTTCAGCTCATGTTTTTACGTTGTATGTGATTGACGGGTACAACCATAAAGAAATTGGAGATTTATTAGAAATTACCGAAGGAACTTCCAAATGGCATCTTTCAACTGCTCGCAAATTACTCAGAGAGCGTATTGATTTGATGGAGAATAGACACGAAAAACGCTTTGTAGTATGA
- a CDS encoding serine hydrolase domain-containing protein, whose product MKIAAVLICMLFLLSATIFGQTTDLVKSDSIVYPVHKANIGRIAFMGKTVPMENFKQSDFLTSVELKEKTDLNIRVFLGNSLTNYLHLLSPELPAEELIKNGNYQFTFLVDNEKVYVENLNVGAGTADSKNQKNLFRVPLISSSNEDSWGRFLWNRFFANGGQEAFTTGEHLLKIEIRPYLKLTEVLTGSVIAQGELKIIVPEIKVDEKLVQIQTIKPLKDWQISTSKIDTGKIEELNRKIATQFYKEITSVVVLKEGKLLLEEYFNGATRKSLHDMRSVGKSFASTLLGIAIKDGYIKSEAQTLNEFYNLKSFQNYSSSKDSVTLKSLLTMSSTFDGSDMNSESLGNEEKMYPTKNWVDFTLNLPIDKTKVADKQWDYFTAGVVVLGDVINKSVPAGLEKYATKNLFQPLGITNYKWEFTPQRVANTAGGLRLRSLDFAKFGQLYKNEGAWNGQQILPEEWVAKSLSHQMKISEGEYYGYLFWNKTYTVNGVGYEVYYSSGNGGNRIFIFKDQPIVIVITATAYNKAYGHKQVEKIMQEYLIPAITKE is encoded by the coding sequence ATGAAGATAGCGGCTGTTTTAATTTGTATGCTTTTTCTTTTATCGGCAACTATTTTTGGGCAGACAACCGATTTGGTGAAGAGCGACAGTATTGTTTATCCAGTTCATAAAGCAAACATCGGTAGAATTGCTTTTATGGGAAAGACCGTTCCGATGGAAAACTTTAAGCAATCTGACTTTTTAACATCGGTTGAGTTAAAAGAGAAAACGGATCTGAATATCCGCGTTTTTTTAGGCAATTCATTAACAAATTACCTGCATTTACTTTCGCCTGAACTACCAGCTGAGGAGCTTATAAAAAATGGAAATTACCAATTCACATTTTTAGTAGACAATGAAAAGGTGTATGTTGAAAATCTCAATGTTGGGGCTGGGACTGCTGACAGTAAAAATCAAAAAAACCTGTTTAGAGTTCCTTTAATCAGTTCATCCAATGAAGATTCTTGGGGTAGGTTTCTCTGGAATCGGTTTTTTGCTAATGGCGGACAAGAAGCATTTACAACAGGAGAACATCTTCTTAAAATCGAAATCAGACCTTACTTAAAACTAACAGAAGTCCTCACTGGTTCTGTTATTGCCCAAGGAGAATTGAAAATTATCGTTCCAGAGATAAAAGTCGATGAAAAATTGGTTCAAATTCAAACCATAAAACCGCTTAAAGACTGGCAGATTTCAACGAGTAAAATCGATACGGGTAAAATCGAAGAACTCAATAGAAAAATAGCAACGCAATTTTATAAAGAAATTACAAGTGTTGTTGTACTAAAAGAGGGCAAACTATTGCTGGAAGAGTATTTTAACGGAGCGACCAGAAAGTCACTTCACGACATGCGTTCTGTTGGAAAATCATTCGCGTCAACCCTTTTAGGGATTGCAATAAAAGACGGTTACATAAAAAGCGAAGCGCAAACCTTAAACGAGTTTTACAACCTAAAATCTTTTCAAAACTATTCGTCCTCAAAAGATAGCGTTACTTTGAAAAGTTTGTTGACCATGAGCTCTACTTTTGACGGTTCCGATATGAATTCGGAATCACTTGGTAATGAGGAGAAAATGTATCCAACAAAAAATTGGGTTGACTTTACCTTAAATCTGCCCATTGACAAAACGAAAGTAGCAGACAAGCAGTGGGATTACTTTACGGCTGGTGTTGTAGTTCTTGGCGACGTAATAAATAAATCTGTCCCAGCTGGTTTAGAAAAATATGCGACTAAAAATCTGTTTCAGCCGCTTGGCATTACGAACTATAAATGGGAGTTCACACCCCAAAGAGTTGCGAATACAGCAGGCGGTTTACGATTGCGTTCCTTGGACTTTGCGAAATTTGGGCAATTATATAAAAATGAAGGAGCTTGGAATGGTCAACAAATTCTGCCAGAAGAATGGGTTGCCAAAAGTTTATCACACCAAATGAAAATTTCCGAAGGCGAATATTATGGCTATTTATTTTGGAACAAAACGTACACAGTAAATGGGGTGGGTTATGAAGTTTATTATTCAAGTGGGAATGGAGGCAATCGAATTTTTATTTTTAAAGATCAGCCGATTGTAATTGTGATTACTGCAACAGCTTATAATAAAGCATACGGCCATAAACAAGTTGAAAAGATCATGCAGGAATATTTAATACCGGCAATTACGAAAGAATAG
- a CDS encoding T9SS type A sorting domain-containing protein translates to MKHLLLPLLAISPMTFGQITLTDQNFPGPSETYVFSTLTDPTIDYSTTGANYTWDFSTMVPQDQRNLVTISPSQLSGLSTFLFGSLASINYRATYYNSSTDLPIDQVSTFLPISIEEMNGFTRKTATAVTSVGYELVISGQGLGFRSDTIETRYVLPMTYGDSYESRGFTKLDLNPIYDAKWRQYRHRVSNVDGWGTVKTPFGQFDALRIHHVIDELDSIYMTVQGFSFWVPIPIPKTHEYEWRSTSDKEAVMKIRTNELAGNETVTAIEYRDNFNGLGLKESEATVSVYPNPVVNELHVSVAKMPVSYIIIDASGRIWNKIPATSIHQTIDVSELATGNYSLVVLFADGYTSSKFLK, encoded by the coding sequence ATGAAACATTTGCTACTCCCTTTACTAGCTATTAGTCCCATGACTTTTGGGCAAATAACTTTAACAGATCAAAATTTTCCAGGTCCAAGTGAAACATACGTTTTCAGTACGTTAACAGATCCTACAATTGATTATTCAACAACTGGTGCAAATTATACGTGGGATTTCTCCACGATGGTTCCACAAGATCAACGCAATTTGGTTACAATTTCTCCTAGTCAATTGTCTGGCTTGTCTACGTTTTTGTTCGGGAGTTTAGCATCAATCAATTATAGAGCTACCTATTACAATTCATCAACAGATTTACCCATTGATCAAGTTTCTACGTTTTTGCCGATTTCGATTGAAGAGATGAATGGATTTACACGCAAAACAGCAACTGCGGTTACATCCGTTGGATATGAATTAGTAATAAGTGGACAAGGATTAGGCTTCCGTTCTGATACAATTGAAACACGATATGTACTTCCAATGACTTATGGTGATAGTTATGAATCTAGGGGATTTACCAAGTTGGATTTAAATCCAATATACGATGCGAAATGGAGACAGTACCGCCATCGTGTGAGCAATGTAGATGGATGGGGAACAGTGAAAACACCATTTGGTCAGTTTGATGCTTTGAGAATCCACCATGTAATTGATGAGTTAGATTCGATTTATATGACCGTGCAAGGATTTAGTTTTTGGGTTCCAATTCCAATTCCTAAAACTCATGAGTATGAATGGAGATCAACATCAGATAAAGAAGCGGTGATGAAAATTCGTACCAATGAACTGGCTGGAAATGAAACAGTAACTGCCATTGAATACCGAGATAATTTTAATGGATTGGGCTTGAAAGAGAGTGAAGCAACGGTTTCCGTTTATCCAAATCCAGTTGTGAATGAGCTCCATGTTTCAGTAGCTAAAATGCCAGTCAGTTATATCATTATTGATGCCTCTGGCCGCATTTGGAACAAAATACCTGCAACGAGTATCCATCAAACGATTGACGTTTCCGAGCTTGCAACGGGCAACTATTCGTTAGTTGTTTTGTTTGCAGATGGATATACTTCTTCTAAGTTCCTAAAATAA
- a CDS encoding nuclear transport factor 2 family protein encodes MTEAKKNQIITELAEALQDRDFSKFISYFEENAAFEIPFRANGGIILKGLPEIKKHFEQVATDSLTTLIRIEEVVTKCYHSDETVIVEYFTKGRVLSTGETFYIQSSIALVRFGESQITYYKDIPNTLGIAKKAGVLDQLAASWKEE; translated from the coding sequence ATGACAGAGGCCAAAAAAAATCAGATAATTACCGAACTTGCTGAAGCATTGCAAGATCGTGACTTTAGTAAATTCATCAGCTATTTTGAAGAAAATGCTGCTTTTGAAATCCCTTTTAGGGCAAATGGAGGAATCATTCTCAAAGGATTGCCAGAGATCAAGAAGCACTTTGAACAAGTTGCAACAGATTCTTTGACAACCCTCATACGGATCGAAGAAGTAGTCACGAAGTGTTACCACAGTGATGAAACAGTGATTGTCGAATATTTTACCAAGGGGAGAGTTCTCAGCACTGGAGAAACGTTTTATATTCAATCTTCGATTGCACTCGTCCGTTTCGGGGAATCCCAAATCACCTATTATAAAGACATTCCCAATACACTCGGGATTGCAAAAAAAGCAGGAGTGCTTGATCAGTTGGCAGCTTCGTGGAAAGAGGAATAG
- a CDS encoding helix-turn-helix domain-containing protein: protein MKQLQTGEFYGQTNQTIHLNGITLTDTEYTLDFVDWHYHENAYFTFILEGNVIEGNKKEVYNCSAGTLLFHNWQEPHYNIKPEGYTRGFQIELKNTWFDQWDFNMDSLQGSLKISNVDVKLLIYKIVKETKIEDNTNSLSIQSMLLEALSVMFRSPNIPFDKDPIWVRQVKEILFYEFSDKLTLDYLSKTLDIHPVHLSRDFSKYFHCNLGEYIRKLKIEKSYNLLSNKQLSLTEIAYECGFSDQSHFNRCFKSESGISPNHFRKMIAS from the coding sequence ATGAAGCAACTACAGACAGGAGAATTTTATGGGCAGACGAATCAAACAATTCACTTGAATGGAATTACTTTAACTGACACAGAATATACGCTTGATTTTGTAGATTGGCATTACCACGAAAATGCGTATTTCACGTTTATTTTGGAGGGAAATGTAATCGAAGGCAATAAAAAGGAAGTGTACAATTGCTCGGCAGGAACTCTATTGTTTCACAACTGGCAAGAGCCACATTACAACATAAAACCTGAAGGATACACCAGAGGCTTCCAAATTGAATTAAAAAACACGTGGTTTGATCAATGGGATTTTAACATGGACAGCTTGCAAGGAAGTCTGAAAATCTCAAATGTTGATGTTAAATTGCTGATTTATAAAATAGTTAAAGAAACAAAGATTGAAGACAATACCAATTCATTGTCGATTCAATCGATGCTTTTAGAAGCTCTTTCAGTGATGTTTCGGAGCCCGAATATTCCTTTTGATAAAGATCCAATATGGGTTCGTCAAGTGAAAGAAATTTTGTTTTATGAATTTTCAGATAAACTAACACTTGACTATTTGTCTAAAACACTGGATATTCATCCAGTGCATCTTTCAAGGGATTTCTCAAAATATTTCCATTGTAATTTGGGGGAGTATATCCGGAAATTAAAAATTGAGAAATCGTACAATCTGTTATCGAACAAGCAACTTTCTTTAACTGAAATTGCTTACGAATGTGGGTTTTCAGACCAAAGCCACTTTAACCGTTGTTTCAAATCGGAAAGTGGTATAAGTCCTAATCATTTTCGGAAAATGATTGCGAGCTAA
- a CDS encoding SixA phosphatase family protein yields the protein MLTLNLIRHAKTNQVSPTGEDYDRALLDKGVSQANVLGNYIQTHHISLGKVICSSAVRTQQTRSIICQHLSEQCDFAFSRKLYLCSHSEILSVIEQVGKDEKTVTIVGHNEGISDLASHLSGEFVHLRTSEMISFTFPFDSWEYLIGGTGVITFQYRPAVFLPLPIS from the coding sequence ATGTTGACACTAAATTTGATAAGACACGCAAAAACGAATCAAGTCTCCCCTACTGGTGAAGATTATGACCGTGCGCTACTTGATAAAGGAGTGTCTCAAGCCAATGTTTTGGGAAATTACATTCAAACACATCATATTTCTTTGGGGAAGGTCATTTGTTCAAGTGCCGTGCGAACCCAACAAACCCGATCCATTATCTGTCAACACCTCTCGGAGCAGTGTGATTTTGCTTTTTCACGAAAATTATACCTCTGCTCTCATTCAGAAATTCTAAGTGTGATTGAGCAAGTTGGAAAAGACGAAAAAACAGTCACAATTGTTGGTCATAATGAAGGTATTTCAGATTTAGCAAGTCATTTATCTGGAGAATTCGTTCACTTGCGGACTTCGGAAATGATTTCGTTCACTTTTCCATTTGATTCTTGGGAATATTTAATTGGCGGAACTGGCGTGATTACTTTTCAGTATCGCCCTGCGGTTTTTCTTCCTCTTCCAATTTCGTAG
- a CDS encoding 5-fold beta-flower protein has translation MKKVIAVMMVLGSVACTKAQTIESGSRSTVGYIKSDGTIENSSHSTVGYIKSNGTIEDKSHSTIGYIKSDGTIENRSHSTVGYVKKDGTVENSSHSTLGYIKDDGTVENSSHGTLGYARGIKKEWAAVAYFFFKF, from the coding sequence ATGAAAAAAGTAATCGCAGTGATGATGGTGTTGGGAAGCGTAGCATGCACCAAAGCACAAACCATCGAGTCTGGAAGCCGAAGTACCGTTGGGTATATTAAAAGCGACGGAACCATTGAAAATAGTAGTCATTCTACCGTCGGCTACATCAAAAGCAATGGTACAATAGAAGATAAAAGTCACAGTACAATCGGCTACATTAAAAGTGACGGAACGATCGAAAACAGAAGCCATTCTACTGTAGGCTATGTGAAAAAAGACGGAACTGTTGAGAACAGCAGCCATTCGACATTGGGTTATATCAAAGATGACGGTACCGTTGAAAATTCCAGCCACGGCACTTTAGGCTACGCCAGAGGCATTAAGAAAGAATGGGCGGCAGTGGCGTATTTCTTCTTTAAATTTTAA
- a CDS encoding rhomboid family intramembrane serine protease, which translates to MRTQTKIRRSIASDGSAAEALIYPLLLLLLCWVIWLLETTSGGSSLIEWGIRPRQWSSWKGLFFMPLLHDPSSVKHILNNSLPTYLLLAAVIYYYREIALKVFLISWFGTGFIVWWVAQDNGAYHIGMSGVIYALFGFLFISGFFRRVKALQGISLAIIFLYGSMIWGIFPMEPSISWEGHFGGFTVGVLLAIFYRKKGPVSPKFQYEIEREMGIEPPDLEGIWKRNQEEMEQRILFEQMIREQQELNPGVPFQVIYHINPTTKLEEEEKPQGDTEK; encoded by the coding sequence GTGAGAACACAAACTAAAATAAGAAGAAGTATTGCTTCTGATGGAAGTGCGGCTGAAGCATTGATTTATCCTTTGCTTTTGTTACTCCTTTGCTGGGTAATCTGGTTACTTGAAACTACTTCTGGTGGATCGAGTTTGATTGAGTGGGGAATTCGTCCAAGGCAATGGAGCAGTTGGAAGGGATTGTTTTTCATGCCATTATTACATGATCCTTCGAGTGTAAAACACATTCTCAATAATTCATTACCAACTTACTTGCTTTTAGCTGCAGTCATTTATTATTACCGTGAAATTGCTCTAAAAGTATTTCTGATTTCCTGGTTCGGAACTGGATTCATTGTTTGGTGGGTAGCCCAAGATAATGGCGCTTATCATATTGGAATGAGTGGTGTTATTTATGCGCTTTTTGGTTTTCTATTTATTTCAGGTTTTTTTAGAAGAGTGAAAGCCCTTCAAGGAATTTCTTTGGCAATTATCTTTCTCTACGGAAGTATGATTTGGGGAATTTTTCCAATGGAGCCATCGATTTCTTGGGAGGGACATTTCGGAGGATTTACTGTGGGAGTTTTATTGGCAATCTTTTACCGTAAAAAAGGACCTGTAAGTCCAAAATTTCAATACGAAATTGAACGTGAAATGGGAATAGAACCTCCAGATTTGGAAGGTATTTGGAAACGAAATCAAGAAGAAATGGAGCAACGAATCTTATTTGAGCAGATGATTCGAGAACAGCAAGAATTAAATCCAGGAGTACCGTTTCAGGTCATTTATCACATCAATCCAACTACGAAATTGGAAGAGGAAGAAAAACCGCAGGGCGATACTGAAAAGTAA